A genome region from Geodermatophilus bullaregiensis includes the following:
- a CDS encoding N-acetylmuramoyl-L-alanine amidase: protein MVVLALLAAAVVGLAAWASALQPGSAGAAPEGPAAASTPPPVPSASPAPAATTTPPLPLAGRTVVLDPGHNRDNGSNPSQINRQVDAGGFAKACNTTGTATDSGIPEATVNWELALAVRQRLEAAGARVLLTRDADAGWGPCIDERAAIANREGADLLLSLHADGAVASASGFHVIMPGLLPGWTEDIVADSRRAAVAVRDALVGAGVPPATHPGLDGLDERTDLGTLNRSDVPAVMLEAGNLRNAGDAALLTGAEGRARVADALAAAVTGYFSGSP, encoded by the coding sequence GTGGTGGTGCTCGCCCTGCTCGCCGCCGCCGTGGTCGGGCTCGCCGCCTGGGCGTCCGCGCTGCAGCCCGGGAGCGCCGGCGCCGCCCCGGAGGGGCCGGCCGCGGCGAGCACGCCGCCGCCCGTGCCGAGCGCCTCGCCCGCGCCGGCCGCCACCACCACGCCGCCGCTGCCGCTCGCCGGCCGGACCGTCGTGCTCGACCCCGGCCACAACCGGGACAACGGCAGCAACCCGTCGCAGATCAACCGGCAGGTCGACGCCGGCGGCTTCGCCAAGGCGTGCAACACCACCGGGACGGCCACCGACAGCGGCATCCCGGAGGCGACGGTCAACTGGGAACTGGCCCTCGCCGTCCGTCAGCGGCTCGAGGCGGCCGGCGCCCGCGTCCTGCTGACCCGCGACGCCGACGCCGGGTGGGGGCCGTGCATCGACGAGCGAGCCGCGATCGCCAACCGCGAGGGCGCCGATCTGCTGCTCTCCCTGCACGCCGACGGCGCGGTCGCGTCGGCGAGCGGGTTCCACGTGATCATGCCGGGCCTGCTCCCCGGCTGGACCGAGGACATCGTCGCCGACAGCCGACGGGCTGCCGTCGCCGTCCGCGACGCCCTGGTGGGCGCCGGCGTTCCGCCCGCCACCCACCCCGGCCTCGACGGCCTCGACGAGCGCACCGACCTCGGCACGCTCAACCGGTCGGACGTGCCCGCGGTCATGCTGGAGGCGGGCAACCTCCGGAACGCCGGCGACGCGGCCCTGCTCACCGGCGCGGAGGGGCGGGCCCGCGTCGCCGACGCGCTGGCCGCGGCCGTCACCGGCTACTTCAGCGGTAGCCCGTGA
- a CDS encoding IclR family transcriptional regulator domain-containing protein produces the protein MSDRVQFEGNSVAAPPGGDVSAELRLLTAATGGTVMVFGWSGDAVQCRRREDPPPQPLVIPQLDCTALLPGTEAPLHVLLAWLPPDVLDRRLGGLDRAPFAVRNRALLALRLARVRTTGHDVLVGGVRGEVTSIAAPVRDGDGEVTAALALIAPSVYLEDLDLRTIATDLVRLSTGLVGAPPLASSTS, from the coding sequence GTGAGCGACCGCGTGCAGTTCGAGGGCAACAGCGTGGCGGCACCACCGGGCGGTGACGTCTCGGCGGAGCTGCGACTGTTGACCGCGGCCACCGGCGGCACGGTGATGGTGTTCGGGTGGTCCGGCGACGCGGTGCAGTGCCGGCGACGCGAGGACCCGCCGCCGCAACCGCTGGTCATCCCGCAGCTGGACTGCACCGCGCTGCTGCCGGGCACCGAGGCCCCGCTGCACGTGCTGTTGGCCTGGCTCCCGCCGGACGTGCTCGACCGCCGGCTCGGCGGGCTCGACCGCGCACCGTTCGCCGTGCGCAACCGTGCCCTGCTCGCCTTACGCCTGGCGCGCGTGCGCACGACCGGACACGACGTCCTCGTCGGCGGTGTGCGTGGCGAGGTCACCTCGATCGCCGCACCCGTCCGGGACGGCGACGGCGAGGTCACCGCCGCCCTGGCGTTGATCGCTCCGTCCGTCTACCTCGAGGACCTCGACCTGCGCACCATCGCCACCGACCTGGTCCGGCTCAGCACCGGCCTGGTCGGTGCCCCACCCCTGGCCTCCTCGACCTCGTAG